The Pseudomonas solani genome segment AGCACGATCTTCTGCCCGATGAAGCCGCCGGCCTGGATGGCTTCGGCCCAGGGCACGCCAAGCAGCCAGGCCACCGGAGCGAAGGCGTAGCCCAGCAGCAGTTGCAGGGTCACGCCGGGGTAGCCGACGAAGCCGCCGAGCCAGCCCATCAGGCTGTTGAGCACCGCCACCAGAGCGATGAACACCAGCAGCATGGCACCTACGTTCAGCGCCAGTTGCAGGCCGCTGGACGCACCGGCGGCGGCCGCGTCGAGCACGTTGGCCGGACGGTCGTCGGCGTAGCCCTCGATCAGGTCCGGACGGTCCTGGGGCGTCTCGCTTTCAGGCTCCATCAGCTTGGCCATGAGCATGCCGCCGGGCGCCGACATCAGGCTCGCGGCAATCAGGTACTTGAGGTCAACACCGAGGCTGGCGTAGCCGATCATCACCGAGCCGGCGGTGGAGGCCAGGCCACAGACCATCACCGAGAACAGCTCGGAGCGGGTCATGTGCGGGATGTAGGGGCGCACCACCAGCGGCGCCTCGGTCTGGCCGAGGAAGATGTTGGCGGTGGCCGACAGGGATTCGGTGCGGCTGGTGCCCATGGCGCGCTGCAGGGCGCCACCGATCACCGAGATGATCACGTCCATGACGCGCAGGTAGTAGAGCACCGCAATGAAGGCGCTGAAGAACACGATCACCGGCAGCACCTTGATGGCGAAGACGAAGCCGCCGCCACCGAACAGGTCGAACATCTTGGCGCTGTTCAGCCCGCCGAAGAGGAAGTCGATGCCCTTGGTGGCGCTGTCTTCCAGGCTGCTGACGACGTTGGACATGGCCGCCAGGGAGTTCTGCCCCCAGGGCACGTAGAGCACGAAGGCGGCGAACCCCGCCTGCAGCACGAAGGCCGTGCCGACCGTG includes the following:
- a CDS encoding NupC/NupG family nucleoside CNT transporter; this translates as MIGMLGILMLLVIAYLLSSKRSAINLRTVGTAFVLQAGFAAFVLYVPWGQNSLAAMSNVVSSLEDSATKGIDFLFGGLNSAKMFDLFGGGGFVFAIKVLPVIVFFSAFIAVLYYLRVMDVIISVIGGALQRAMGTSRTESLSATANIFLGQTEAPLVVRPYIPHMTRSELFSVMVCGLASTAGSVMIGYASLGVDLKYLIAASLMSAPGGMLMAKLMEPESETPQDRPDLIEGYADDRPANVLDAAAAGASSGLQLALNVGAMLLVFIALVAVLNSLMGWLGGFVGYPGVTLQLLLGYAFAPVAWLLGVPWAEAIQAGGFIGQKIVLNEFVAYVDFARYINPIQASAAGVEVLSAHTQVIVTFALCGFANLSSIGILLGGMGVMAPNRRKDLARLGVRAMIAGTLANLMSAALAGLFVSL